tcgagatccatcaaatcattttcattgggtgtatgaccattgaaggttttattcatgtaaatagaacaataattattctctaacttaaaagaataaccgtattgcaataaacatgatcaaatcatattcatgctcaatgcaaacaccaaataacacttatttaggttcaacactaatctcgaaagtgtagggagcgtgcgatgatgatcatatcaatcttggaaccacttccaacacacatcgtcacttcacccttaactagtctctgttcattccgcaactcctgtttcgagttagtactcttagcaactgaaccagtataaaatgccgaggggttgctataaacactagtaaagtacacatcaataacatgtatatccaatatacctttgttcactttgccatccttcttatccaccaaatacttggggtagttccgcttccagtgaccagtccctttgcagtagaagcacttagtctcaggcttaggaccagacttaggcttcttcacttgagcagcaacttgcttgccgttctttttgaagttcccattcttccctttgcccttttcttgaaactaatggtctcgtcaaccatcaacacttgatgtttttcttgatttctaccttcgtcgatttcagcatcacgaagagctcgggaattactttcgtcatcccttgcatactatagttcatcacgaagttctactaacttggtgatggtgactagagaattctgtcaatcactattttatctggaagattaactcccacttgattcaagcgattgtagtaccgagactatctgagcacatgctcactgcttgagatattctcctccatcttttagctatagaacttgttggagacttcatatctctcaactcgtggatttgcttgaaatattaacttcaactcctggaacatctcatatggtccatgacgttcaaaacgtctttgaagtcccgattctaagccgttaagcatggtgcactaaattatcaagtagtcatcatattgagctagccaaacgttcataacgtctgcatctgctcctgcaataggtctgtcacctagcggtgcatcaaggacataattcttctgtgcagcaatgaggataatcctcagatcatggatccaatccacatcatggctactaacatctttcaacataatttttctctaggaacatatcagaataaacatagggaagcaacaacgcgagctattgatctacaacataatttgcaaaatactatcaggactaagttcatgataaatttaagttcaattaatcgaattacttaagaactcccacttagatagacatccctctaatcctctaagtgatcacgtgatccatatcaactaaaccatgtctgatcatcacgtgagatggagtagtttcaacggtgaacatcactatgttgatcatatctactatatgattcacgctcgacctttcggtctccgtgttccgaggccatatctgttatatgctaggctcgtcaagtttaacctgagtattccgcgtgtgcaactgttttgcacccgttgtatttgaacatagagcctatcacacccgatcatcatgtggtgtctccgCACGaggaactttcgcaacggtgcatactcagggagaacacttatactttgataatttagtgagggatcatcttataatgctaccgtcaatccaagcaagataagatgcataaaagataaacatcacatgcaatcaatataagtgatatgatatggccatcatcatcttgtgcttgtgatctccatctccgaagcaccgtcatgatcaccatcgtcaccggcgcgacaccttgatctccatcgtagcatcgttgtcgtctcgccaatcttatgcttctacgactatcgctaccacttagtgataaagtaaagcattacatggcgattgcattgcatacaataaagcgacaaccatatggctcctgccagttgccgataactcggttacaaaacatgatcatctcatacaataaatttagcatcatgctttgaccatatcacatcacaacatgccctgcaaaaacaagttagacgtcctctactttgttgttgcaagttttacgtggctgctacgggcttagcaagaaccgttcttacctacgcatcaaaaccacaacgatagtttgtcaagttggtgttgttttaaccttcgcaaggaccgggcgtagccacactcggttcaactaaagttggagaaactgacacccgccagccacctctgtgcaaagcacgtcggaagaaccagtctcgcgtaagcgtacgcgtaatgtcggtccgggccgcttcatccgacaataccgccgaaccaaagtatgacatgctggtaagcagtatgacttatatcgcccacaactcacttgtgttctactcgtgcatatgacatctacgcataaaatcaggctcggataccactgttggggaacgtagtaatttcaaaaaaattcctacgcacacgcaagatcatggtgatgcatagcaacgagaggggagagtgttgtccacgtaccctcgtagaccgaaagcggaagcgttaacacaacgcagttgatgtagtcgtacgtcttcacgatccgaccgatcaagtaccgaacgtacggcacctccgagttcagcacacgttcagctcgatgacgtccctcgaactccgatccagccgagtgttgagggagagtttcgtcagcacgacggcgtggtgacgatgatgatgttctaccgacgcagggcttcgcctaagcactgctacgatattatcgaggtgtaatatggtggaggggggcaccgcacacggctaagagatcaatgatcaattgttgtgtctatggggtgccccctgcccccgtatataaaggagcaagggggagacggccggccaaggaggagggcgcgccaaggggggagacctactcccaccgggagtaggactcctcctttccttgttggagtaggagagaaggaaagagggggagagggagaaggaaaagggggctgcaccccttgtccaattcggactagagggggggtgcgcgcctccttccttttgtcctctctcctctattcccgtatggcccaataaggcccaatacttctccccggcgaattcccgtaactctccggtactccataaatacccgaatcactcggaacctttccgaagtccgaatatagtcgtccaatatatcaatctttacgtctcggccatttcgagactcctcgtcatgtccccgatctcatccgggactccggactACCTTTgatcatcaaaacacataaactcataatatgactgtcatcgaactttaagcgtgcggacgttacgggttcgagaactatgtagacatgaccgagacacgtctccggtcaacaaccaatagcggaacctggatgctcatattggctcccacatattctacgaagatctttatcggtcagactgcataacaacatacgttgttccctttgtcatcggtatgttacttgcccgagattcgatcgtcggtatctcaatacctagttcaatctcgttaccggcaagtcttattagttgcaatgcttgcaaggcttatagtgatgtacattactgagtgggcccagagatacctgtctgacaatcggagtgagaaatcctaatctcgaaatacgccaacccaacaagtaccttcggagacacctgtagagcacctttataatcacccagttacgttgtgacgtttggtagcacacaaagtgttcctccggtaaacgggagttgcataatctcatagtcataggaacatgtataagtcatgaagaaagcaacagcaacatactaaacgatcgagcgctaaggtaacggaatgggtcaagtcaatcacaccattctcctaatgatgtgatcccgttaatcaaatgacaacccatgtcaatggctaggaaacttaaccatctttgatcaacgagctagtcaagtagaggcatactagtggcactctgtttgtctatgtatacacacatgtattatgtttccggttaatacaattctagcatggataataaacatttatcatgatataggaaataaataataactttattattgcttctaggtcatatttccttcacctattTCACCAGAAATATGTGAAAATAACATTTTTCACAGGAAACTATTTAACCCAAATATGAAACTGAAATGTCAACTTGTGAAACTAATTATTTGGAAATGTGTGAAATTTTATTTCAAAAGAGTAAAATATGTTATTTCAAAAATGTGCAACTGAAATAGATATTATTTTTGTGAAACAAGCCAGTGAAACGTGAAATGCACCTTCTGGAAGTGAAAAAAATGTTAAACTAAAATCTCAACTTGTGAAAATGAAAATTTTGAAATGTGAAACGGTTTACTTCAAAAGTGTGAAAtatgttttttttcaaaaatgtGAAATTAAAATAGATGTGATTTTCATCAAACAAACTAGCGAAAAGTGAAATGTAGGTTCTGAAAGTGAAAAACAATATGAACTGAAATGTCAACTTGTGAAACTGATTTTTTTTATGTGTGACAGTTTGTTTAAAAAATGTGAAATATGTTTCAGAAAATGTGCAATTGAAATATATGTGTTATTTGTGAAAAAAGGCCGTGGAAAGTGAAATGTAGGCTCTGAAAGTGAAAAATAATATGAAACCGAAATGTCAACTTGTGAAATCTATTATTTCGAAATGTGGAGTGGTTTATTTTAAAATAGTGAAATATGTTCTTTCAAAAATGTTCAATTGAAATATATATGATTTTTCTGATACATGCATGCTaccaccaagcatgaaatcgacTGTACCATCTCACATGCACAGAGTGTATTGCAGTGTATCTCATATGAAAAATGGTTCACGTGTTATACACTATTCTAACGCACGATTCTTTAGCATTCAATGAATGGCCCGGGATCTGCCGCTATCAGCCGGTAAGGCGCAATTTTCCATTTTGCACGATAATAGGGATTGAAAGAAACAAGAGAGGAAAGCGAATTAAGAAGAAAAGGACGACACGAAGAGATAACGTGGCCCAAGGTGGACCGTAAGGAATCGTTGGCCATAGttcccgccggccggccgaatcACTCACACGCACAGCTCGGCTCAGCTCACAAGTCACAACACACACGCGACCAAGTGAGCGGCTATGGCGACGGGAATGCCAGAGTGCTCCCCGGCCTTGCTGGTGGCCGCCGGCCTCGCCGTGCTAGCGATCTGCTCGTACCTTGCCGCCATCGTTGTCGGCCGCGGCGCCGCGCGGTACCCGCCTGTGGCCGGAACGGTGTTCCACCAGGTATACCACCTCCGGCGGCTGCACGACTACTACACGGACCTGTTCCGCGAGCACGCCACGTTCCGGCTGCTCGCGCCGGGACGGAGGCAGATTTACACCTCCGACACGGCGGTGGTCGAGTACATCCTTAGGACCAACTTCGCCAACTACGGCAAGGTACGCGATAcaaaggtactccctccgtttcaaaatagacgACTTAATTTTGTATTAATTTTATATACTAAAGTTAATATAAAATTGAGTCATGTATTTtgaaacgaagggagtagtaCAGTAACTAATTTGGATCAAGAGAGTGATCAATAGCTCAGGATGTCCGCTGACATATATGCGTGTGATCGATGTTTCTGAACGACCTCACACAACTAAAGGGCGCGTCTAACTACGACAAGACGAGCGATCTCTTCGGAGACGGCATCTTCACGGCGGACGGCGACAAgtggaggcagcacaggaagatCGCCAGCTATGACTTCTCCGCGAGGGCCCTCCGGGACTTCAGCGGCGGCGTCTTCAACAGGGACGCCGCCAAGCTCGCGCACATCGTCTCCGGCAACGCGGCCGCGAAGCAACCCATGGACTTTCAGGTCAACCATCGAGCATCCTCTGACCTATGATCAAGGACGTGTATATTTGACTGGTTTCTTGGATCAGGACTTGCTGATGAAAGCGACGATGGACTCCATCTTCACCATCGCCGTCGGCGTGGACCTGGACACGCTGTCGGGGTCGGAGGAGGGGAGCCGCTTCGCCGCGGCGCTAGACGACGCCAGCGAGTTCACCCTGCTCCGTTTCGTCAATGCGTTCTGGAAGGTGTCGAGGTTCCTCAACGTCGGCGCCGAGGCGGCGCTCCGGCGCAGGATCGAGGTCGTCGACGAGTTCATGTACAAGCGCATCCGTGCCAGGGCGGAGGAGATATCGGACGGCGACATTGGCAAGGCACACGACACTGTTAGTATGTGAGGCTTGAAACTGAGGCTCAGGTTCCCCCTGACGTTGATGACTTGACAGGTGTCCAAGGATGATCTGCTGTCAAGATTCATACAGGCAACCACCAGCGACGCCGGGGAGGTGGACTACAAGCACCTGAGAGACATGATACTGAACATAGTCATGGCCGGCAAGGACCCGACCGCCGGAGCGCTTGCCTGGTTCCTTTACATGATGTGCAAGCACCCGGAGGTCCAGGAGAAGATAAGTGAGGAGgctgccgacgccggcgaggccacgTCGTCCATCGACGACTTCTCCCGGAGCCTCACCGAGGAGGCGCTCAACAAGATGCACTACCTGCACGCCGCCCTGACGGAGACGCTCCGGCTGTACCCTTCGCTCCCGCTGGTGAGTCCATCCATCTACCTTGAATCGACGGCACACTCTAAACTTGCTGGGATTCCATGGAAGATTATAACTgcagattttttttgaaaagaagGCAATAGATTTACCGTTCATTAATTAAGTACTTAGAAGAAAATTGCATAGTTAATTAATAGTAGTAAAAAACAGTCTTGCTAAATCTTAATCGACTGAGACTTGTTTATGCATTAGTCGATGCTATATCCGTGAGATCTTACATTGAGGTCCATATAGAAGTTTTTTCTTTATTCCTTTTTTCTTACATGTTATGTCACTGTACTGAGATTTGGATGAGTCTCAGTTGACTGAGACTAGTCCCACCCAACGAAAAACCATCGATAATGTGCCCCAAGTTGATACCCGTAAAGGCAAAGCAGTGTCAGACCTGAGCCACCAATGCAAGCAACTCTCACAGGATGCTAAGCAGACCATGACCAGCTCGTGGACTAAACCGAGGGTGGGCAGAGTAAAACTCAATCCAGATGGTTCTTACCTTGAAAACAAAGGGGTGCAGGCATCATTCTCAGGGATTCTGAAGGCTCAGTAATTCTTAGTTCATGCAGACATGTATTCACATGCGCTGATGCATTAGAAGCAGAGCTATTAACTATAAAAGAAGGAATTTCATTAGCACTGCAATGGACTTACTTACCCGTTGATGTCGAATCCGATTGTTCGGAGGCTATCTCGACGATCAAGGAAGGAGTTGGCAACAAATAAAAGCATGCGTTCATAGTCAAGGAGATCATTGATAGTATGGAGGAAAGAGATTCTTGTATTAGTCACACTCGTCAAAACTGTAATAATGCTAGTCATTCTATGGCTACTTCTGGTAGTTTGTAGTGCCGAACTGTGATTTGGCTAGGCTTTGGATCAGAAGAGGTTGTGAAAATTATTGGACGAGATTATAATACCGACCGAACTTTGAGTAATATGAGAACTTTTCCACAAAACAAAAAACCACGCTAAAACCATCACAATTTGTTGAGCTGCACAACTTCAGATATGAGTTCTTTTTGTGCTTCAGGATAACAAGGAGTGCTTTTCCGACGACATTTTGCCCAACGGCTTCAGCGTCGGCAAGGGAGACATCGTATTCTACGCACCCTACGCCATGGGCCGGATGGAGCGGCTGTGGGGCGAGGACGCCATTGTCTTCCGGCCCGAAAGATGGCTCAACGAGCGCGGCGAGTTCTTGCCGGAGAGCCCTTTCAAGTTCACAGCTTTCCAGGCTGGTCCAAGGATCTGCTTGGGAAAGGAATTCGCGTACAGGCAGATGAAGATCTTCGCGGCCGTGTTGCTCCGCTTCTTCGTGCTCGCGTTGTGTGACAAGGATGAAAGCGTCAACTACAGGACCATGATCACGCTCTACATCGATCAGGGTCTCCATCTTACGGCTACGGCGAGAGGCATCGTGTAGCCAACTTTGTACTCAAGATACGCGTACGGGCGCGATTGAATGTCTCTTTTTTTTTTTTATTCTCGCGATTGAATGTCTCAAGTATTGAACCTTAGCCCGGACATGGAAGTGGATCCGTGTGAACATATATTTTGTGAACCACCTTTTTTTACATTCGGATATGAGGAACTTCTTTAAAAAATTAAACCTTTTTTAAAATAGAATTTTTATTCCCCTAGTACTTTTAAATATGGAATAAATATTTAAGAAATGTTCTTGtcattttaaaaatgttaataATAATGTAAAAATATTATCATAATTTTTagaaaaaattcaaaaacaaaaTTGTGCATGACATTTAAAAAGTTTAGACATTTAAAAATATGTTAATGAAAATTTAAAATTCTTAGCAATTTTAAAAAATTCTATGACACTTTAGGAAAAAATCCATAAACCCTTAATAATTTTTTGAATGTTTTACCAAAAATGTTGACAGCATTTAAAAATATGTTAAATGCGATTGAAAATACTTATTTTGTATTAAAAGAAAACTCAGTGTGCATTTTAGAAAATTTGAACATTTAATCGGATATATTTGCGATGTTTATTTGAAAAATATGTTTAGTGTGCATTTAAAAAATGTCACTGCTAcacaaaaatgttcaatgtgtattttTAAAAGTTCACATGTATTTATTTTTGAATAAAGTCACCCAAAGAAGGCGGATTTTTTTAAAATATTCGCCGGCTCGACAGCCGTTAGATCTAGTGTCAACCTATGACCCAGACGCGTTCTTACAATTGCAACAACGATGGTGTTGCGGAAACTTTCGCAACAGATGTCATGTTACAGAAACTTTTGCAACAGAAGTCCCGTTACATAATGTTTTTGCAACAGAGGTTCTGTTGCggaattttttttccaaaacttTATTTTTTTGCACAATTTTTTTGCAACATAGATCCTGTTGTAGAACCTCGTTGCAACACAAAGTGTGTTGCAAAAGCACCTCGGGGTGATAATTCACTGCAGCAAACACACAACGGTTCTGAGCCAAGGAGAAGATAAGACTAAGTGGGCATGAAGAAAGACACGTGGCAATTGGAGCAGGCGGTGGATGCGGCCGAGCGATCCGCTGGTTGATTATTAGGATTTCCCCCCAAagaaaactaaaataacaaataacgaaaaatagaaaaatagaaaataaaaaccGAAAGAAAACTGATAAAGAAACCGATAGAGTAAAACACagaaaagcaaaataaaaaaCCAGGCGGAACCCCAATATCGGGCCTAAGTTTCGAAAACCAATCTGGAGTATGAGGCCGCGCAGTTGGGCTAGCCCAATAAGACGAACACTGTAGGTTAGGGCTCTCGTCGATTTCGCAGTAAGCCAAACATAGGACGGGTGTTCGTGTTTGCTGCTCATAGCGAGGAATAGGTATGCTCCGTCCGATGTAACACCGGTACATCAACACATATATTTCTACTTTTGTAAATTTCAATAAATATGTTTTAAATGTACTAAATTAAAAAGTGGCGGAATAAGTACCAAAAATGGTTTATTGCTTTGAAAACTAAATTGTTTGAAATAAatgtgtgaacattttttaaatacatgataaACTCTTTTTAAACACACAATGAACCTTTTTCAAACACACCTTTCTCCCAAAACACTTTTTAGGTAATATAGAAACATCATTCACAATCTATTTAGTACTCGCTCTGTTCCATAacgtaagacattttttgacactGGTCAAAAaccgtcttacattatgggacggagggagtagagcATTAGAAAGGAAAAAATAGAGAGAGAGAAAACAACCTTTTTAAAAACAAATTAAAACAATACATGTCGACGTGCTTACGTGCATGCTGCGTCTGCACTGGACCTGGCCTATTTTGGAGGGGGACACATGAGACGACACCGTATTCGGCCTCACGATAAGCGAGTTCTAGACGTTCCCAAACTGTCTCAAGGGCCTCCTGCTACTTCGCTACGAGTAGCTACGTATTGTGAGAATGCCCTTCACTTGGGAGGCTGAGGACATTGTTGGAGCACGCCCCATCGCCAATTGCCCACATGGGAGGGAAATTCCACCCCTCTCTCCGCGTCCTCTTGCGTGGATTGTCATCTCTCCCTACCAATGGGACGTACGGACGTCCAATCCGCCGCTCATCTCAGCGGAAAACAAGCCAAATTAATGTTCACCTACGTGTAACAACCTTCCCCGCCATTTTTGGTCACATATTTTCGTTGCCCGTGCCATTCCCTCTTACCGTCTGCATCTATAAGAAGGTCGGCGCTTCCCCTCCCGGCTCATCTCCCCCTCCCAACTCCACTTCCTTCTCCACCTCCACTTCGCTCGTCTTCACCATGTCGCTTTCCCTGTGACTATATTGGGTGCAACTCATGGGGAAGGAGGAACGAATGATGGACGAGGAGGTCGCATGAGAAGAGGTCGTCCTCAttgttgaggaggaggaggagtggatcgcCGGGACGCGCTGGAGGAGGCATAGGAGGATATCACCCTCATTTTTAGGAGGATTAGGGTCTTCGGGGCGCACTAGATGATTCCCGCCCCAATGTTGCGCCGTTGCCCTGCCACAACCGATTCGTCGATGCCTCACTATTATGGAGGCACAGGATGCACGTTACACCGCCTATGCCTTGGTCGTCCACCCCAGTTTAATCTGTCAGGAGACCATCATCGAGCAAGAGTTGGCGGTGGTGAGGAAGCGCGACATCTAACGTGAGTTCGAGGTGACATAGGCGGTAGCAAGGGAGACCTCAGCGACAACGCGGGGCTGGAATAGTGGAGTGGGATGAAGGCGAGCTCGCCCAATTTCGTGCTGTAAGGGACCGTAGTTGCGCATATCATGCCTTCCTGCCCCCTACTAGTCCCGCTACATTGTGAACCGTGCCGGACCATCACAATGACAAACTTAATCCTAAGAATTTTGTATTGTAATGTTTTCTCAATTTAAGTGTTGAATCCCTCCAATTGAGTGTATGAGCATTGACTTTGATGCAGCCAATTTTTTTATGAAGGCCATACCGACTAGTTTGCGCATGGTCTCCATAGAAGAGAAGTGGATAGATCCGCATCTATTCCATATGCCCATGGGCAGAATATATACATCTGGAGTGTACGTGACTCCCTACATGCAGGGAGTGGGAGAGAGGATGGCGTGAGACTAGGGACCTATGGTTACAACGGTCACGCCACACACGCACACAGGAGTACAACACGTACAACACATTACaactcacccccccccccccccccccgcagtccGAACGTCGTTTGGCAAGACGTTGAGACTGGACCTAAAGTCACAAAACACCGTCGACGGCAGCCCCTTGGTGAAGATATCCGCGAACTGCGATGTAGTAGGAACGTGAAGCACCTTGGCTTCACCTAG
The Aegilops tauschii subsp. strangulata cultivar AL8/78 chromosome 3, Aet v6.0, whole genome shotgun sequence genome window above contains:
- the LOC109774514 gene encoding cytochrome P450 704C1 isoform X2, which gives rise to MATGMPECSPALLVAAGLAVLAICSYLAAIVVGRGAARYPPVAGTVFHQVYHLRRLHDYYTDLFREHATFRLLAPGRRQIYTSDTAVVEYILRTNFANYGKVRDTKGASNYDKTSDLFGDGIFTADGDKWRQHRKIASYDFSARALRDFSGGVFNRDAAKLAHIVSGNAAAKQPMDFQDLLMKATMDSIFTIAVGVDLDTLSGSEEGSRFAAALDDASEFTLLRFVNAFWKVSRFLNVGAEAALRRRIEVVDEFMYKRIRARAEEISDGDIGKVSKDDLLSRFIQATTSDAGEVDYKHLRDMILNIVMAGKDPTAGALAWFLYMMCKHPEVQEKISEEAADAGEATSSIDDFSRSLTEEALNKMHYLHAALTETLRLYPSLPLDNKECFSDDILPNGFSVGKGDIVFYAPYAMGRMERLWGEDAIVFRPERWLNERGEFLPESPFKFTAFQAGPRICLGKEFAYRQMKIFAAVLLRFFVLALCDKDESVNYRTMITLYIDQGLHLTATARGIV
- the LOC109774514 gene encoding cytochrome P450 704C1 isoform X3; amino-acid sequence: MATGMPECSPALLVAAGLAVLAICSYLAAIVVGRGAARYPPVAGTVFHQVYHLRRLHDYYTDLFREHATFRLLAPGRRQIYTSDTAVVEYILRTNFANYGKGASNYDKTSDLFGDGIFTADGDKWRQHRKIASYDFSARALRDFSGGVFNRDAAKLAHIVSGNAAAKQPMDFQDLLMKATMDSIFTIAVGVDLDTLSGSEEGSRFAAALDDASEFTLLRFVNAFWKVSRFLNVGAEAALRRRIEVVDEFMYKRIRARAEEISDGDIGKAHDTVSKDDLLSRFIQATTSDAGEVDYKHLRDMILNIVMAGKDPTAGALAWFLYMMCKHPEVQEKISEEAADAGEATSSIDDFSRSLTEEALNKMHYLHAALTETLRLYPSLPLDNKECFSDDILPNGFSVGKGDIVFYAPYAMGRMERLWGEDAIVFRPERWLNERGEFLPESPFKFTAFQAGPRICLGKEFAYRQMKIFAAVLLRFFVLALCDKDESVNYRTMITLYIDQGLHLTATARGIV
- the LOC109774514 gene encoding cytochrome P450 704C1 isoform X7 yields the protein MATGMPECSPALLVAAGLAVLAICSYLAAIVVGRGAARYPPVAGTVFHQVYHLRRLHDYYTDLFREHATFRLLAPGRRQIYTSDTAVVEYILRTNFANYGKGASNYDKTSDLFGDGIFTADGDKWRQHRKIASYDFSARALRDFSGGVFNRDAAKLAHIVSGNAAAKQPMDFQDLLMKATMDSIFTIAVGVDLDTLSGSEEGSRFAAALDDASEFTLLRFVNAFWKVSRFLNVGAEAALRRRIEVVDEFMYKRIRARAEEISDGDIGKVSKDDLLSRFIQATTSDAGEVDYKHLRDMILNIVMAGKDPTAGALAWFLYMMCKHPEVQEKISEEAADAGEATSSIDDFSRSLTEEALNKMHYLHAALTETLRLYPSLPLDAKQTMTSSWTKPRVGRVKLNPDGSYLENKGVQASFSGILKAQ
- the LOC109774514 gene encoding cytochrome P450 704C1 isoform X4 → MATGMPECSPALLVAAGLAVLAICSYLAAIVVGRGAARYPPVAGTVFHQVYHLRRLHDYYTDLFREHATFRLLAPGRRQIYTSDTAVVEYILRTNFANYGKGASNYDKTSDLFGDGIFTADGDKWRQHRKIASYDFSARALRDFSGGVFNRDAAKLAHIVSGNAAAKQPMDFQDLLMKATMDSIFTIAVGVDLDTLSGSEEGSRFAAALDDASEFTLLRFVNAFWKVSRFLNVGAEAALRRRIEVVDEFMYKRIRARAEEISDGDIGKVSKDDLLSRFIQATTSDAGEVDYKHLRDMILNIVMAGKDPTAGALAWFLYMMCKHPEVQEKISEEAADAGEATSSIDDFSRSLTEEALNKMHYLHAALTETLRLYPSLPLDNKECFSDDILPNGFSVGKGDIVFYAPYAMGRMERLWGEDAIVFRPERWLNERGEFLPESPFKFTAFQAGPRICLGKEFAYRQMKIFAAVLLRFFVLALCDKDESVNYRTMITLYIDQGLHLTATARGIV
- the LOC109774514 gene encoding cytochrome P450 704C1 isoform X1; this encodes MATGMPECSPALLVAAGLAVLAICSYLAAIVVGRGAARYPPVAGTVFHQVYHLRRLHDYYTDLFREHATFRLLAPGRRQIYTSDTAVVEYILRTNFANYGKVRDTKGASNYDKTSDLFGDGIFTADGDKWRQHRKIASYDFSARALRDFSGGVFNRDAAKLAHIVSGNAAAKQPMDFQDLLMKATMDSIFTIAVGVDLDTLSGSEEGSRFAAALDDASEFTLLRFVNAFWKVSRFLNVGAEAALRRRIEVVDEFMYKRIRARAEEISDGDIGKAHDTVSKDDLLSRFIQATTSDAGEVDYKHLRDMILNIVMAGKDPTAGALAWFLYMMCKHPEVQEKISEEAADAGEATSSIDDFSRSLTEEALNKMHYLHAALTETLRLYPSLPLDNKECFSDDILPNGFSVGKGDIVFYAPYAMGRMERLWGEDAIVFRPERWLNERGEFLPESPFKFTAFQAGPRICLGKEFAYRQMKIFAAVLLRFFVLALCDKDESVNYRTMITLYIDQGLHLTATARGIV
- the LOC109774514 gene encoding cytochrome P450 704C1 isoform X5, producing MATGMPECSPALLVAAGLAVLAICSYLAAIVVGRGAARYPPVAGTVFHQVYHLRRLHDYYTDLFREHATFRLLAPGRRQIYTSDTAVVEYILRTNFANYGKVRDTKGASNYDKTSDLFGDGIFTADGDKWRQHRKIASYDFSARALRDFSGGVFNRDAAKLAHIVSGNAAAKQPMDFQDLLMKATMDSIFTIAVGVDLDTLSGSEEGSRFAAALDDASEFTLLRFVNAFWKVSRFLNVGAEAALRRRIEVVDEFMYKRIRARAEEISDGDIGKAHDTVSKDDLLSRFIQATTSDAGEVDYKHLRDMILNIVMAGKDPTAGALAWFLYMMCKHPEVQEKISEEAADAGEATSSIDDFSRSLTEEALNKMHYLHAALTETLRLYPSLPLLTETSPTQRKTIDNVPQVDTRKGKAVSDLSHQCKQLSQDAKQTMTSSWTKPRVGRVKLNPDGSYLENKGVQASFSGILKAQ
- the LOC109774514 gene encoding cytochrome P450 704C1 isoform X6; this translates as MATGMPECSPALLVAAGLAVLAICSYLAAIVVGRGAARYPPVAGTVFHQVYHLRRLHDYYTDLFREHATFRLLAPGRRQIYTSDTAVVEYILRTNFANYGKVRDTKGASNYDKTSDLFGDGIFTADGDKWRQHRKIASYDFSARALRDFSGGVFNRDAAKLAHIVSGNAAAKQPMDFQDLLMKATMDSIFTIAVGVDLDTLSGSEEGSRFAAALDDASEFTLLRFVNAFWKVSRFLNVGAEAALRRRIEVVDEFMYKRIRARAEEISDGDIGKAHDTVSKDDLLSRFIQATTSDAGEVDYKHLRDMILNIVMAGKDPTAGALAWFLYMMCKHPEVQEKISEEAADAGEATSSIDDFSRSLTEEALNKMHYLHAALTETLRLYPSLPLDAKQTMTSSWTKPRVGRVKLNPDGSYLENKGVQASFSGILKAQ